In one window of Candidatus Abyssobacteria bacterium SURF_5 DNA:
- a CDS encoding FAD-binding oxidoreductase, with translation MKMGRIADAVVVGGGIAGVSVACHLAKNGIGKIILLEKEPLLGMGSSAASAGIIYHHFSEPVNRQLSRASLQALLEFEDRFETDIDLRQSGCIQTAGTPEDLAVLEGMHRGLAELKVHSRMLAPTELTHLIPGLVSTDLLGALFTPGDGYFDPHGVIQGYAAAARRLGVDFVTNTPAIDLVVHSGKIEGVRTPAGLVSTRIVVDSAGPLAADVARMAAVRVPIVTVKRQIFISAPTAAVRNDAPFYFDRNPPFYFRPESGGLLMSIAEMDECGADNLVVDWRSAEILAERALNRLPALESTRIMRGWAGLRSMTPDRAAILGPAGEPEGFSFACGFSGHGVMHSPMTGKIVAALVTEPALKSCDGVDLVPLQFDRFLS, from the coding sequence ATGAAAATGGGACGCATAGCGGACGCGGTTGTTGTCGGCGGCGGGATTGCAGGCGTCAGCGTCGCCTGCCATCTGGCTAAGAACGGCATCGGGAAGATCATCCTCCTTGAGAAAGAGCCTCTGCTGGGGATGGGCTCGTCGGCGGCGAGCGCTGGAATTATCTACCACCATTTTTCGGAACCGGTCAACCGGCAGCTCAGCCGGGCAAGCCTTCAGGCGCTCCTCGAATTCGAAGATCGGTTTGAGACCGATATCGACCTGCGGCAGAGCGGCTGCATACAGACGGCGGGAACGCCCGAGGATCTCGCGGTGCTGGAAGGCATGCACCGAGGCCTTGCGGAGCTGAAAGTGCATTCCCGGATGCTCGCGCCAACGGAACTGACTCACCTGATCCCAGGACTGGTGAGCACCGATCTGCTTGGCGCGCTGTTCACTCCCGGCGACGGTTATTTCGATCCGCACGGCGTCATTCAGGGATATGCCGCCGCCGCTCGGCGGTTGGGCGTCGACTTTGTCACGAACACGCCGGCAATCGATCTGGTTGTCCACTCAGGCAAAATAGAGGGCGTCAGAACACCTGCGGGCCTTGTCTCCACGCGCATTGTAGTCGATTCGGCCGGGCCGCTGGCCGCCGACGTTGCGCGCATGGCCGCCGTGCGCGTGCCGATCGTGACGGTAAAACGGCAGATATTCATCTCCGCGCCTACTGCCGCCGTCCGGAATGATGCGCCATTCTATTTCGACCGAAACCCGCCCTTTTACTTCCGCCCGGAGAGCGGCGGACTATTGATGAGTATTGCAGAAATGGACGAATGCGGCGCAGACAACCTGGTTGTGGATTGGCGAAGTGCCGAAATTTTGGCCGAACGCGCGCTCAACCGGCTGCCGGCCCTCGAATCGACCCGGATCATGAGGGGATGGGCTGGCTTGCGCAGTATGACACCTGACCGCGCCGCCATCCTGGGGCCCGCGGGCGAACCTGAAGGATTCTCTTTCGCTTGCGGCTTCAGCGGGCACGGCGTCATGCATTCTCCGATGACCGGCAAAATCGTCGCCGCACTTGTTACCGAGCCGGCGCTCAAAAGTTGCGACGGCGTCGATCTGGTCCCTTTACAATTTGACCGGTTTCTTTCCTGA
- a CDS encoding YihY/virulence factor BrkB family protein, with the protein MFKSVGSFFKQTFSEWSRDKVPVMAAALAYYAIFAIAPLFLIAIAIAGFVLGEQAAQGQLMSQIEGVVGQQGAQVIESMIAGASNTSGGIIATALGVAALLFGASTLFVQLQYALNVIWEVRRKPERGIMGTVKDRLVAVAMVISIGILLIALMVASSVLWSLTSYFEGVLPLPGWFWQLVNFFGSFIILIPLFALILKVVPDVKIAWKDVWIGAAAIAILFAVGQFLLGLYLGSKSFSSTYGVAGAALLLLVWIYYSAQIFLLGAEMTQVYARRYGRKIEPADDAYFVRKERDEQERKAA; encoded by the coding sequence ATGTTCAAATCCGTAGGATCTTTTTTTAAGCAGACTTTTTCTGAATGGAGCAGGGACAAAGTTCCCGTTATGGCCGCCGCGCTTGCATACTACGCCATTTTCGCGATCGCCCCGCTATTCCTGATTGCGATCGCAATCGCAGGATTTGTTTTGGGCGAGCAGGCGGCGCAGGGTCAGTTGATGAGCCAGATAGAGGGTGTGGTTGGTCAACAGGGAGCGCAAGTCATAGAATCGATGATCGCCGGCGCAAGCAATACCTCCGGCGGGATTATAGCAACGGCGCTTGGAGTGGCTGCGCTCCTCTTTGGCGCATCGACGTTGTTTGTCCAGCTTCAGTATGCTCTGAATGTGATCTGGGAGGTACGCCGAAAGCCTGAGCGAGGGATCATGGGGACGGTGAAAGACCGCCTTGTTGCAGTTGCCATGGTCATATCGATCGGAATACTTTTGATTGCCCTGATGGTCGCTTCATCGGTTCTCTGGTCGCTTACCTCTTATTTCGAGGGGGTGCTTCCGCTTCCCGGCTGGTTCTGGCAGCTTGTTAATTTCTTCGGCTCCTTCATCATTCTGATACCGCTGTTTGCCCTTATATTGAAGGTGGTGCCGGACGTTAAGATAGCATGGAAAGACGTATGGATAGGCGCTGCTGCGATCGCGATTCTTTTTGCCGTTGGGCAGTTCCTGCTCGGACTGTACCTCGGCAGTAAATCGTTCTCCTCGACGTACGGCGTCGCGGGAGCCGCCCTGCTCCTTCTGGTGTGGATTTATTACTCGGCGCAGATATTCCTTCTGGGCGCCGAGATGACGCAGGTCTACGCGAGGCGGTACGGCCGAAAAATCGAGCCGGCCGATGATGCGTATTTCGTGAGAAAAGAGAGGGACGAGCAAGAGAGGAAAGCCGCCTGA